The segment ttttgtatctTAAAATAGACTCCATTATTTTTGTTGCTTATATGAACGGTTGAAAAATGTTGCCAAACGCAAACAGGAAGAAGCAGGTATATGACTTACCGGTAAAAAAGTTTTCAGTATAACgataacaattttattcatatacttttaaaatgttGTAGGTGCAACCACGCAAAATTGCTCCGATGAGAGCTCCTATGGCTGCTCATCGTGATGAAAATGTTGTTGCAACAAAACAACTTGCTATCCGTGAAGGAGTTAATAATGTTACCGCGATTCCACAAAAAAAACTCGGTGTGGTAACGAGAAAACGCGCGGTGCTTATGGATCGTACAAATGTCTCACTTAAACAAAATTCAGTCAATGAGCAAACACATGATATCACAAAACCAATAATAAAAGAGAATGTAAATTTAGGTTTTCAAGATATAAGGTCTAAAGAGAAACATGAACTATCTTTTGATACTACACTTGCAACAACTGCGGAATCGGAAATATATGAATTTGATCGAAAGCGCTCTAAAAAACAAAAGACTCAAGACTGGGAGGACTTAGATGCAGATGATTTCTACGATCCTATGATGATTTCTGAATATGCTGTGgatatctttaaatatttaaaggatTTAGAGgtattttaatgaagaaattgattgtattattaatctataaattatttaaattatttaaattatttaaattatttatattagagTGAAATAATGCCTAAACCTGATTATATGTCATCTCAATCCGAACTAAGTTGGAGAATGCGAGGAATTCTTGTCGATTGGTTGATCGAAGTTCATCATAAGTTTCGCCTACTTCCTGAAACATTGTTTTTAGCGGTAAACATCATTGATCGCTTCCTTTCAGTCCGTGTTGTTTCCCTAGTCAAACTTCAGTTAGTTGGAATTACTGGGTTATTTATTGCGGCAAAATATGAAGAACTATTGGCTCCgtcgataaaaaatttcatttacatGGCTGATAACGGATACACGGAAGAAGAAATTCTCAAAGCAGAACGATATGTTCTTACGACTATCGATTTCAAATTGTGTTACCCAAATCCCATGAACTTTCTTCGACGATCCTCCAAAGCTGATCATTTTGACATTCAAGCACGTACTGTTGCTAAATATCTTATGGAGATATCACTTGTTGACTATAAGTTTTTACCATTACCGCCCTCAATGATTGCTGCAGCCGCTTTGTATCTTTCTAGGAAAATGCTTAACCGTAGTGAATGGGTATTTAAGTCATTATTATGTATCAACATTTGATAATGTATCATGaacta is part of the Rhizophagus irregularis chromosome 2, complete sequence genome and harbors:
- a CDS encoding single-stranded TG1-3 telomere G-tails binding protein, which translates into the protein MLPNANRKKQVQPRKIAPMRAPMAAHRDENVVATKQLAIREGVNNVTAIPQKKLGVVTRKRAVLMDRTNVSLKQNSVNEQTHDITKPIIKENVNLGFQDIRSKEKHELSFDTTLATTAESEIYEFDRKRSKKQKTQDWEDLDADDFYDPMMISEYAVDIFKYLKDLESEIMPKPDYMSSQSELSWRMRGILVDWLIEVHHKFRLLPETLFLAVNIIDRFLSVRVVSLVKLQLVGITGLFIAAKYEELLAPSIKNFIYMADNGYTEEEILKAERYVLTTIDFKLCYPNPMNFLRRSSKADHFDIQARTVAKYLMEISLVDYKFLPLPPSMIAAAALYLSRKMLNRSEWHANLIHYSQYTEEELQQCEQLMLQYLMKPTKHEQLYKKYAAKRFMKASIFVKDWISKNVERQQ